GTCATCACGTCAACCAGCCCACCTGTCAGGCGGTCGACCTCGGCGCTGATTGTGGCGCAGTTCATCGCCCCATGTGGGTGGCAAGCCCATGCACCGGCCACCAAGCGGCGACAATGTGCGCATGTCCAATGTGTTTGATGTGATCGTGGTGGGCGCCGGAGCGGCGGGCCTGTTCTGCGCTGGCGTGGCCGGGCAGCGAGGCCTGCGCGTGCTGCTCATCGACCACGCCGCGAAAGTGGCCGAGAAGGTGCGCATTTCCGGCGGAGGTCGCTGCAACTTCACCAACCGCGAGGTCGGGCCCACGAACTTCCTGTCCGAGAACCCGCACTTTTGTCGCTCTGCACTGGCCGGCTACACCCCGCAGGATTTTCTGGCGCTGGTGGGACGACATGGCATCGCCTGGCATGAAAAGCACAAGGGGCAGCTGTTTTGCAACCACAAGGCCGACGACATCATCCGGATGTTGCTGGCCGAATGCGATCAAGGCGGTGTCACCCGGTGGCAGCCCTGTGCGGTGCAGGACATCAGACGCACCCTGGCCGATGACGGATGCCGATTCGAGCTGGACACGGAGCGCGGGCCAGTACGCGCCCACCAACTGGTCATCGCCACGGGGGGCTTGTCCATTCCCAAGATCGGGGCCACGGATTTCGGGCAGCGACTGGCAGCCCAATGGGGCCACGCCATCGTGCCGCTGCGCCCTGCCCTCGTGCCGCTGACGTTCTCTGCCGACACCTGGTCCCCATTCGTGCCCCTGGCGGGCATTTCGCTGGAAGTGCTGGTGAGCGCCGAGGTGGTGGATGGCGGCAAACGCTCGAGGCACCACACCGTGAGCTTTCTGGAGGACCTGTTGTTCACGCACCGGGGCCTGAGCGGCCCCGCCATCTTGCAAATCTCCAGCTTCTGGCAACCGGGGCAGACGCTGCAGATCAACCTGGCGCCGCAGCATGAGCTGGCAGGCCTGCTCAAGCAGGCCAAGGTCGGCTCTCGCAAGCAACTGGCCACCGAGTGGGCCTTGGCCCTGGGAGACGCAGCGCCACAGCGCCTGGCCCAGACATGGCTGGAGCAGTTCTGCCAAGGCAGCACAGGCGGGGTCGTGGGCCTGCGCCCTGGCGCCCCTCTGGCCGAGCACAAGGACAAGGATCTGGAGGCACTGGGCGCGTCGGCCAACCACTGGCACATCCTGCCGGCAGGCACGGAGGGCTACGCCAAGGCCGAGGTGACTGCAGGCGGTGTGGACACGCGCGAGCTGAGCTCCCAGACCATGGAGAGCAAGCGGGTGGCCGGTCTGCATTTCATCGGCGAGGTGGTGGACGTGACAGGGTGGCTCGGAGGCTACAACTTCCAATGGGCATGGGCCTCGGCCATGGCCTGTGCCAGGGCGCTGCAGCCCCTGCCAGAGGTGGCCTGAGACCGACGGCGCCCAACAAACCGGTAAACTGCCGCCATGAGCCGCACACACTTTGGTTTCCAGCAGGTCGACGAATCAGAAAAGGCCAGCCGCGTTCGCGGCGTGTTCGATTCGGTGGCCAACAAGTACGACGTGATGAACGACCTCATGTCGGCCGGCATGCACCGGCTGTGGAAGGCCTACACCATCACGGCCAGCGGCGTTCGACCTGGTCATAAAGTGCTGGACATCGCTGGCGGCACAGGCGATCTGTCCGAGGCATTCGCCAAGAGGGTGGGCCCCTCCGGCATGGTGGTGCACACCGACATCAACCTGGCCATGCTGAGCACCGGACGGGACCGCCTGATCAACAGCGGCATGGCCCTGCCGACCACGCTGTGCGATGCTGAAAAGCTGCCCTTTCCGGCGCACACATTCGACATCGTGTCGGTGGCTTTTGGCCTGCGCAACATGACCCACAAGGACCTGGCCCTCAAGGAAATGTGCCGCGTGCTCAAGCCGGGCGGCCGACTGCTGGTGCTGGAGTTCTCGAAGGTGGCCAAGCCACTGGAGAAGGCTTACGACTGGTACTCCTTCAACATCCTGCCCAAGCTGGGCAAGCTGGTGGCCAATGACGAAGAAAGCTACCGCTACCTTGCCGAGTCCATTCGCATGCACCCCGATCAGGCCACCCTCAAAGCCATGATGAAGGATGCGGGCTTTGGTCACGTCGATGTGCACAACATGACCGCCGGTGTGGTGGCCCTGCACATGGGCATCAAGTGCTGACCCTGATCGGCATGCGGCACCGCTGAGCTGTCTTGATTCATGCCAGAGTCGTCCACACCGCGATCCAGGGTGCGCGCCAGACAGGCGCGCATGCCGGGTCCGGAGTTCAATGTTGAAGAGCTGGCCGCGCGCACAGGCGTGAGCGTGCGCAACATCCGCGCCTATCAAACCGCCGGACTGCTGCCGCCGCCACGCCTGAAGGGCCGCCTTGGCCTGTATGACGCGGCACACCAGGGCAAGCTGGAGTTGATCCGCGATCTGCGCGCACAAGGGTTTCGGCTGGAGGCCATCAAGCGCATGCTCTCGCATACGCCTGAAGGCGCGTGGTCGGAGTATTCGCTGATCAGCGAGCTGTTCTCGACCACATTCTTCACGGTGGAGCCCCCCCAACGCAAAGCCATCGCCGACATGGCCGCCCATTGGCACACTGCGGCCACCCCGGCGCAAAAAGAGCGCTTGCGCAAGAATGGTCTGTACCGCGAGGTCGGGCCAGACGAGGTGGAAATGCTCAGCCCGTCACTGGAGCGCATCGGCGTGCAGTTGGCCGAGTTGCAAGTGCCACTGGACACCGTGCTGGACTTGCAGGACGTTCTGATCAAACACTGCCGTGCACTGGCGCGCAGTTATGTGGATGAGCTGTTCATGACGCTGCTGCAGCGTCTGGCCGAGACACAGGCGCAAGCCAAGGCACAAGGCCTGCCACCAGACCCTCAGGCGCTGGCCGGCATGCTCACCCTGTTCGAGCGACTCAGGCCACTGGCCATCGGCTCGGTCAGCGCGGCCTTTCCGGTGGTGCTTCAACAAGAATTTGACCGCACGCTGCAAAAACACATCAAATCAAAGCACACCAAAGGCGCACGCAGCAGGTCTTGAGTGGCGCACGCTCAGGCCAGACCACACAAGACAAAAAGCCCAGCAGATTGCTCTGCTGGGCTCGTGTCCTTCAATGGTCGGGGCGGCGGGATTCGAACTCGCGACCCCTTGCACCCCATGCAAGTGCGCTACCAGGCTGCGCTACGCCCCGACGAAGACTTGAACTATAGCATGTTTTGAGGCTTCAGCGCCAGCGCACCGCCCAGGTTGCTCGGTCACGACA
This genomic window from Aquabacterium sp. A3 contains:
- a CDS encoding BaiN/RdsA family NAD(P)/FAD-dependent oxidoreductase codes for the protein MSNVFDVIVVGAGAAGLFCAGVAGQRGLRVLLIDHAAKVAEKVRISGGGRCNFTNREVGPTNFLSENPHFCRSALAGYTPQDFLALVGRHGIAWHEKHKGQLFCNHKADDIIRMLLAECDQGGVTRWQPCAVQDIRRTLADDGCRFELDTERGPVRAHQLVIATGGLSIPKIGATDFGQRLAAQWGHAIVPLRPALVPLTFSADTWSPFVPLAGISLEVLVSAEVVDGGKRSRHHTVSFLEDLLFTHRGLSGPAILQISSFWQPGQTLQINLAPQHELAGLLKQAKVGSRKQLATEWALALGDAAPQRLAQTWLEQFCQGSTGGVVGLRPGAPLAEHKDKDLEALGASANHWHILPAGTEGYAKAEVTAGGVDTRELSSQTMESKRVAGLHFIGEVVDVTGWLGGYNFQWAWASAMACARALQPLPEVA
- the ubiE gene encoding bifunctional demethylmenaquinone methyltransferase/2-methoxy-6-polyprenyl-1,4-benzoquinol methylase UbiE, which translates into the protein MSRTHFGFQQVDESEKASRVRGVFDSVANKYDVMNDLMSAGMHRLWKAYTITASGVRPGHKVLDIAGGTGDLSEAFAKRVGPSGMVVHTDINLAMLSTGRDRLINSGMALPTTLCDAEKLPFPAHTFDIVSVAFGLRNMTHKDLALKEMCRVLKPGGRLLVLEFSKVAKPLEKAYDWYSFNILPKLGKLVANDEESYRYLAESIRMHPDQATLKAMMKDAGFGHVDVHNMTAGVVALHMGIKC
- a CDS encoding MerR family transcriptional regulator, with the protein product MPESSTPRSRVRARQARMPGPEFNVEELAARTGVSVRNIRAYQTAGLLPPPRLKGRLGLYDAAHQGKLELIRDLRAQGFRLEAIKRMLSHTPEGAWSEYSLISELFSTTFFTVEPPQRKAIADMAAHWHTAATPAQKERLRKNGLYREVGPDEVEMLSPSLERIGVQLAELQVPLDTVLDLQDVLIKHCRALARSYVDELFMTLLQRLAETQAQAKAQGLPPDPQALAGMLTLFERLRPLAIGSVSAAFPVVLQQEFDRTLQKHIKSKHTKGARSRS